The Couchioplanes caeruleus nucleotide sequence GCGATCGGGCCGACCACCATCGGGAGGTTGAGCGCCTGGCCGCCGGGGCACTTGGCGTTCGCCTGCGGCTGCTCCTCCTCCTTGAGGGCCGAGTCCGAACCGACGAAGTCGGCGGTGCCGGCGATGAACGCCTGGATGCCCGCGCCGGAACCGGTCGACTCGTAGCCGATCTGGGCGCCCGAGCACTGGCCCTGGTACGTCTTGATCCACTCGTCCATCACGTTCTTCTGCGCGGACGAGCCCTGCGCGGTCAGCTGGCCCGTGGCGCAACTGCCGCTCGCGGCGGAGGCGCCACCGGCGGCGGGCGAGTCGGTGTTGTCAGAGCCGCACGCGGTCAGCGCGAAGGCGGCGGTCATCGCAATGCCGGCAACGTAGTACCGCTGGAGCTTCACGGTTTTCCCTTCGAATGATCTGCATCCCCGGGCTCCGAGGTCCCGGCCGGCCGAACTCTCATCGGCACACCCGGAAAGCTAGGAGTGCCAGGTGACCGGCTTCCCGGGGCTACATGAACGAAGGGTGAACGGTTCGGCCCCTGCTCGTTTCCTTTGGCTGAGGAGGGGTTGTCCGTTGAGTGAACCGAGGGGCGACTGGGCGGAATGTCCGTCAGTATCCGTTAACCTGCGCCACCCCGGCGTGGTGCGCGCCACTGTGCGCGGCCGCCGAAATAGCTGCATAATACAGCTATAACCATCACCCCGGGAGACCGCTCCATGACCGCACCGCACGGCCACAAGCCCGCCACCAATCCGTTCAAGCAGCCCCGAGCCGTCTGGGCGGTGGCGTTCGCCTGCGTCATCTCGTTCATGGGCATCGGGCTCGTCGACCCGATCCTGCCCGCCCTGGCGAAGGACCTGCACGCCTCGCCGAGCCAGGTCTCCCTGCTGTTCACCAGCTACCTGGTGGTGACGGCGGTCGCGATGCTCGTGGCCGGTGCCGTCGCCAGCCGGATCGGCCCCAAGCGCACCCTCGTCGTCGGCCTGGCGATCATCGTCGTCTTCGCCGCGCTGGCCGGCACCTCCGACACCGTCGGGCAGATCGTCGGCTTCCGGGCCGGCTGGGGGCTCGGCAACGCGCTGTTCATCGCCACCAGCCTCGCGGTCATCGTGGCGTCGGCGACCAGCGGCTTCGCCGGCGCGATCATCCTCTACGAGACCGCACTCGGCCTCGGCATCGCGGTCGGCCCGCTGCTCGGCGGGGAGCTCGGCAGCATCAGCTGGCGCGGCCCGTTCTTCGGCGTCGCGGTGCTGATGGCGATCGCGATGGTCGCCACGATCGCCTTCGTCCCGGCGCTGCCCAAGCCGGCCCGGCCCACGTCGGTGGCCGCCCCGCTCAAGGCGCTGCGCCACCGCGGCCTGCTCACCATGGGCATCATGGCGCTGCTCTACAACTGGGGCTTCTTCACGATGCTCGGCTACGCGCCGTACCCGATGGAGCTGGACGCCCACAAGCTCGGGCTCGTCTTCACCGGCTGGGGCCTGCTGGTCGCCATCTTCAGCGTGTTCGTCGCGCCGCGGCTGCAGGCGCGCTTCGGCACCGCCCCGGTCCTGTACGCCAACATGGCCGCGCTCGCCGTCGTCATGGTGGTGATCGCGGCCGGCGTGAGCACCCCGTCCACCGTCATCGCCGCGGTGATCGTCAGCGGCGCGTTCATCGGCATCAACAACACCCTCACCACCCAGGCGGTCATGCTGGTCGCGCCGGTCGAGCGCCCGGTGGCCTCGTCGGCGTACGGCTTCGTCCGCTTCATCGGCGGCGGGCTGGCGCCA carries:
- a CDS encoding MFS transporter; the protein is MTAPHGHKPATNPFKQPRAVWAVAFACVISFMGIGLVDPILPALAKDLHASPSQVSLLFTSYLVVTAVAMLVAGAVASRIGPKRTLVVGLAIIVVFAALAGTSDTVGQIVGFRAGWGLGNALFIATSLAVIVASATSGFAGAIILYETALGLGIAVGPLLGGELGSISWRGPFFGVAVLMAIAMVATIAFVPALPKPARPTSVAAPLKALRHRGLLTMGIMALLYNWGFFTMLGYAPYPMELDAHKLGLVFTGWGLLVAIFSVFVAPRLQARFGTAPVLYANMAALAVVMVVIAAGVSTPSTVIAAVIVSGAFIGINNTLTTQAVMLVAPVERPVASSAYGFVRFIGGGLAPYAAGKLADAFDLSVPFYVGGIAFLLAIPVLATGHKLVAAAESGEAEPVPSALEPVGAATTAGSRPVVVAVGATPDAAGIVDAAAAIARDQGSPLEVVRVRETVVIEELAIEPEDAEDARAAVRAHLDRLAGLGIAATGLVLTSVGDHAAAGRVLAQHAQDVAARAVAVGRSPRGPAAQFADGSFTAALTHAAACTVVLVRPDEAPYKLTAATLHELRGV